The proteins below are encoded in one region of Myxococcales bacterium:
- a CDS encoding zinc ribbon domain-containing protein, which produces MPTYEYICEACGAEYELEQRISDEPNKKCKKCGKSKARRQITQGNFILKGGGWYSDLYSSPPPASSSSSTKSSKASTPAPAKTSTKSSGKKDA; this is translated from the coding sequence ATGCCAACTTACGAATACATTTGTGAGGCCTGCGGCGCTGAATACGAACTTGAACAGCGCATCAGCGATGAACCCAACAAGAAGTGTAAAAAATGCGGCAAGTCCAAAGCACGCCGCCAAATCACCCAGGGCAACTTCATCCTAAAAGGTGGCGGTTGGTACTCAGACCTTTACAGCTCTCCACCCCCCGCCAGCAGCTCCTCGTCCACAAAAAGCAGCAAAGCAAGTACGCCTGCGCCAGCCAAAACCAGCACAAAAAGCAGCGGCAAAAAAGACGCGTAA